GCCGCAACCGAGTCCGGCGGGGCGCCCGGGGTGGTCGCCGGCGACGCCGTCGAACCGGAGTCGCGGCTGATGCTCGAGACCCACGAGACGCCGCAGACCGGGGTGACCGACCAGCCCGAATACATGCCGCTGTTCGTGGCGCCGCAGCCGGTCACACCGTCCCGCGGTGGCGACGACGCCGACGGCGAGACCACAGAGAGCGACGACGCCGGCGACCCCGGCGGCGGGGACGACCCCGAGGGCGACACCGACAGCGACCGCCCCTCGGGCCGGCGGCGGCGCCGCGGCCGGCGCGGGCGCGGCCGCGGGCGCGGCGAGCAGAACGGCGCCGACGACGCCGACGGCGACGACAGCGGTGAGGGCAGCGACGACACCGACGGCGACGACAACGGCCAGGGCGACGGTGAGGGCTCCGACGACAACGGCGGTTCGGAGAGCAGCAGTCGGCGGCGCCGGCGGCGCCGCCGCCGCAAGAACGGCTCCGGGGACGGCGCCGAGGACACGGCGTCCGACGACCCGCCGAACACCGTCGTGCACGAGCGCGCCCCCCGCGGCGCCTCCAAGGACTCCGAGATCCAGGGCATCAACGGCTCCACCCGATTGGAGGCCAAACGGCAGCGTCGTCGCGACGGCCGAGACGCCGGGCGCCGTCGGCCCCCGGTGCTCTCCGAGGCCGAGTTCCTCGCCCGCCGCGAAGCGGTGCAACGCACCATGGTGGTCCGCGACAAGGTGCGCACCGAACCGCCGCACGAGGGCTCGCGGTACACCCAGATCGCCGTGCTCGAGGACGGCATCGTCGTCGAACACTTCGTCACCTCGGCGGCGTCGGCCTCGCTGGTGGGCAACATCTACTTAGGGATCGTGCAGAACGTGTTGCCGTCGATGGAGGCCGCGTTCGTCGACATCGGCCGCGGCCGCAACGGCGTGCTCTACGCCGGCGAGGTGAATTGGGAGGCCGCCGGCCTCGGCGGGGCGAACCGCAAGATCGAGCAGGCCCTCAAACCCGGCGACTACGTCGTCGTGCAGGTCAGCAAGGATCCGGTGGGACACAAGGGGGCGCGGCTGACCACCCAGGTGTCGCTGGCCGGCCGCTACCTGGTGTACGTGCCGGGAGCGTCCTCGACCGGGATCAGCCGCAAACTGCCCGACACCGAGCGTCAGCGTCTCAAGCAGATCCTGCGTGAGGTGGTCCCACCGGAGGCGGGGGTGATCATCCGCACCGCGTCGGAGGGCATCAAGGAAGACGACATCCGCGCCGACGTGGCCCGCCTGCAGGAGCGGTGGAACCAGATCGACGCCACCGCCGCGCAGACCAAGAAGAAGGCCGCCGGCGCCGCGGTCAGCCTGTATGAAGAACCCGACGTGCTGGTCAAGGTCATCCGTGATCTGTTCAACGAGGACTTCTCCGAGCTGATCGTCTCCGGCGACGACGCCTGGACCACGATCACCGACTACATCAACGCCGTCGCTCCCGAACTGATCGACAAGGTCACCCGGTATGCGCCGCCGTCCGGCCCGGACGGCCAGCCCGGCCCGGACGTGTTCGCGGTGCACCGCATCGACGAACAGCTCACCAAGGCGATGGACCGCAAGGTGTGGCTGCCGTCGGGGGGCACCCTGGTGATCGACCGCACCGAGGCGATGACGGTGGTCGACGTCAACACCGGCAAGTTCACCGGTGCCGGCGGCAACCTCGAGGAGACCGTCACCAAAAACAACCTCGAGGCGGCCGAGGAGATCGTGCGCCAGCTGCGGCTGCGCGACATCGGCGGCATCGTGGTCATCGACTTCATCGACATGGTGCTGGAGTCCAACCGGGATCTGGTGCTGCGGCGGCTCACCGAGGCGCTGGCCCGTGACCGCACCCGCCACCAGGTCTCCGAGGTGACCTCGCTGGGCCTGGTGCAGCTGACCCGCAAGCGGCTCGGCACCGGGCTCATCGAGGCGTTCTCCACCTCCTGCTCGCACTGCGCCGGGCGGGGCATCACCTTGCACGCCGACCCCGTGGACTCCACCTCGTCGGGGGGGCGCGGATCGGGCTCCGGCGGGCGGCGCAACCGGCGGTCGCGCAAGGGCCGTTCCGACGAGCCCGTGGTGGCCAAGGTCCCGGCCCACACCGCCGGGGAGCACCCGATGTTCAAGGCGATGGCCGCCGCCA
This sequence is a window from Mycolicibacillus parakoreensis. Protein-coding genes within it:
- a CDS encoding Rne/Rng family ribonuclease — translated: MTDDVQSTDPSENPQPGELPEKLRVHSLARVLGTTSRRVLEALAELDGRMRSAHSSVDRGDAVRVRDLLEAAAAPTAATESGGAPGVVAGDAVEPESRLMLETHETPQTGVTDQPEYMPLFVAPQPVTPSRGGDDADGETTESDDAGDPGGGDDPEGDTDSDRPSGRRRRRGRRGRGRGRGEQNGADDADGDDSGEGSDDTDGDDNGQGDGEGSDDNGGSESSSRRRRRRRRRKNGSGDGAEDTASDDPPNTVVHERAPRGASKDSEIQGINGSTRLEAKRQRRRDGRDAGRRRPPVLSEAEFLARREAVQRTMVVRDKVRTEPPHEGSRYTQIAVLEDGIVVEHFVTSAASASLVGNIYLGIVQNVLPSMEAAFVDIGRGRNGVLYAGEVNWEAAGLGGANRKIEQALKPGDYVVVQVSKDPVGHKGARLTTQVSLAGRYLVYVPGASSTGISRKLPDTERQRLKQILREVVPPEAGVIIRTASEGIKEDDIRADVARLQERWNQIDATAAQTKKKAAGAAVSLYEEPDVLVKVIRDLFNEDFSELIVSGDDAWTTITDYINAVAPELIDKVTRYAPPSGPDGQPGPDVFAVHRIDEQLTKAMDRKVWLPSGGTLVIDRTEAMTVVDVNTGKFTGAGGNLEETVTKNNLEAAEEIVRQLRLRDIGGIVVIDFIDMVLESNRDLVLRRLTEALARDRTRHQVSEVTSLGLVQLTRKRLGTGLIEAFSTSCSHCAGRGITLHADPVDSTSSGGRGSGSGGRRNRRSRKGRSDEPVVAKVPAHTAGEHPMFKAMAAANQADEADEDGATGEDGAGARGEAAVTAQAEREADAAVSDIDEATAGARGGAAGARRTPQTAFTDEADEVDEVDDVDEADEADDDEDDYDDEADEADEADDGDEDEFDEDYSSDFDELDDTDDDYDDRDDRDDRDDPDDQDEDEFAPTRPRRRRAAARPAGPPAHDG